The DNA region ATTAACAATTTCAACAGATACACAAAGCTTTTACTATAACATAGATAAAAATTCAGAATGGATTTATGGAGTTTATAATGTATCGGGAGATGGTATGAAATTTTCGATTTCCTCTGATACTGATGCAATTAAAGTACTCACATATTCATTCGAAAAATAATATTTTAATTGTTATAATTAATATTTATACAGAGAGAGCTGTTAAAAGCTTCTCTCTGCGTTTTTACTGGTTAAAAATATTCAGTGAATTCTGCAATTATACAAATAACAACTTTAAATATTGAATTATTTTCTTGATTTCTGCAGTGTAATATGTTATCATATGTAAAAATATATATATTAAATGACAGGAGTTGTTATAATTTATGAACATCGGCGAGCTAATTGCGTTTATTCTATATTTCCTGCTTGTCGTAGGTATCGGTGTTTATTTCTTTCTGAAAACAAAAGGAGGAGATGAAAAGGATTATTTTCTAGGCGGACGTAAAATGAACAGCTGGGTCACGGCTCTCAGCGCACAAGCATCAGATATGAGCGCTTGGCTTCTCATGGGTCTTCCCGGCTCTATTCTCGCGTACGGTATGGGCAAGGTGTGGATAGCAATAGGTCTTCTTATCGGAACCATATTGAACTGGATTTATGTTGCGCCGCGACTTCGCAAATTCTCGAAAATTGCAAATGACTCCATAACAATACCACAATATTTATCAAATCGTTTTGCCGGCGGACACATGTTATTACAGGTAATATGCGCATCGGTCTTCTTTGTTTGCTATGCGGTATACGCTGCTTCAAGCTTCAAAGCATGTGGATTGTTATTTAATTCTGTTTTAGGTATTGATTATAATATTGCCACCTTAATTGCTACCTGTATTATTCTTCTATATACCTTCCTTGGCGGATTTGCTGCGGTATGCTGGACTGATTTTTATCAGGGAATGATAATGCTTGTTGCTTTAATGATTACTCCGATAGTAGCGTTTATAGCAATTGGACAGGGCAACACACTTGATATCGGCACGGCAGTAGGGATCAGTGAGCATTATTGGAATTTACTTCCTAGTGGAAAATTCGACTGGGCGAGTGCGTCATCAATTATTTCCGGACTTGCATGGGGACTCGGATATTTCGGTATGCCTCATATCCTTGTAAGGTTTATGTCAATCAAAAAAGTTTCAATGATTAAAAAAAGCCGAATAATTGCTCTTGTATGGGTTGTTGCGGCGCTCACAGCCGCTGTTGCGGTCGGACTGGTTGGTAGGATTTTCATACCGGGACTTTCAAACCAGGATTCGAGCCTAGTATTTATACATATGGCAAGAAATTTGTTTCCTCCCTTTATAGCCGGAATTCTTCTTTCCGGAATTCTCGCCGCATCGATGAGTACTGCAGATTCACAGCTTCTCGTATCTGCTTCAGCGATAACAAGCGACATATACAAACCTCTCCGTAAAAATGCAAGCAATAAAGAAATTTTATGGATTGGTCGTGCGGTTGTTATGATCATTACCATAATTGCATTTTTTATCGCAATAAACCCAAAAAGCGGAAGTATAATGGATCTCGTCGAAAATGCCTGGGCAGGCTTCGGCTCCGCGTTTGGTCCTGTTATTCTTTTATCTCTGTTCTGGAAAAAATGCACATACAAAGGAGCTGTTGCAGGTATATTCGGAGGCACTGTTGCTGATGTCCTTTGGCTGATGTTCCTTTCATCATCAACCGGTGTGTATGAGCTTTTACCGGGATTTATAATAGGATTTATATGCGCCGTGCTTGTTTCAAAATCTGACGCAAAAAATATAATTGACAGCAGCTCTTATTTTGAATCCGCAAACAAAGCAACGGACGAAGAATAATCTGATGTTTATTATTAAAACGGCAATTAAATAAGTTTTTTCTAAAAGTGAGAAAAGTCCATATATCAAAGGCTTTTCCCTCTTTTAGCGGTAATTATTCAATTGTTGAGTTAATAAGCAGCAAACTTATTTCACTTAAAACAAGGATTATTAAATTGCTGTTTTAATAATTACCTCAAATTTGAAGGGTTGTATCAACATGCCATAATGGCGTAAGAATACAACCCTTAATATTTTATAAATCAAGCTTTTCAAAAGCTTTCACGGATATTTTATATGCAGATATTGTAAGAGCCATAAAAATAATTATTCCACCAGACAAAACAATGAGTTTTTGCGTAAGGTTTTCCGGATCAGGAGTATCAAGTTCATTTTTGAAAAACGGTATTACATGTGCGCATGTCTCAAAGATCGTTATACATATAAATTCGATTATGCTGGCCCACACAAAAGCTTTACCGGTTTTATCAGGTGAGGAGTAATATCGTCTGAAGAAAGCAAAGTTGAATATACCGATAATTATTAATGAAATTCCAAAAAAAGCTATGTTCGCGTCCATTCCCACTTCATTTCCTTGCATATTAAATGTCCCTCTGATTACTGCAAAAGGCAGGCAGAATATAAGCTGTGCTGCTTCCAGTATCACCGCTAACCAAATCCTTGCCTTCACAATTTCACGCTTGCGTACAGGGAGCAGCATAGAGTAAAATATATCGTGGTTCTCACGCCCTGTAAGACAAATAAAAAATATACCTAGAGACGTATAAAAGAATATAACATAATATGGATAGTTTGGGATCAACATCATAGCGGACAAAAACATAAATAATATATTTGTAGGATGTATGGCAAGACTGAATTCCTTTGCAAGCAAAAATTTCATAGAGTCTCCTCCTTATCAAGATGAATCATTATGCTTTCAAGATCGGCATCTTTGATTACGGTATTATTAATTTCTGTTTTATAATTTTCATATGAAGATTTTTCAATTAATGCCGAATAGCCGAACTTTGCTCTTTTTTCACCTATTAAGCTCCCGGCAAGTACTGACGGTGCCGAAGCGTATTCTGCAACAAGGTACTTTCCGACAAAATCCGCGCATGCCTCGGAAGCGATTATTCTCCCGTCTTTTATATATATAATATCATCGGCACACTTATCAAGATCGGAAGTTATATGTGTTGAAAACAATATAGTTTTTCCTTCATCAGAAAGTGATAAAAATACATCAAGAAGATCATCACGTGATACAGGGTCCAATCCGCTTGTAGGTTCATCGAGAATAAGAAGCTGAGCGTTATGAGATAAAGCGAGAGCAAGAGAATATTTTACTCTCATACCCGCTGAAAGCTGTTCCGGAGTTTTATTTTCATCAAGTGAGAACATATTAGTGTATTTTTTATATGATTTTGTATCCCATTTTTCATAAAAACAGCTTGTTACAGAAGTAATTGTTTTAAGCTTTTTTTTTGAATAATAATCTATACCTCCTGAAACAAAACCTATTCTTTTTTTAATTTCAAGCTCATTCTGAGCGAAAGGAAGCCCGAAGAATTCAATTTTACCTGAATCCGGATGTACAAAATTCAAAAGTGATTTTAGTGTGGTTGTCTTCCCTGCTCCGTTTCTACCAATAAATCCGGTTATCCTCCCGGGTTCCAGCTCAAATGAAACATCATCGAGTTTAAACGATGAATATTTCTTTGTGAGTTTATCAACTGATAATACTTTCATTGTCATAATCCTCTATATTTATTTTATCGCAAAAATTGCATTCATTCTTTATTCATTCTTCATTTTCGCCTTCAGGAACGATGCCGCCAAAAATCAGAGAAGCGACTTTGTCAAATGAATTTTTAGGCGGAATTGCTATTCCTCTTTTTATATCACCGAGAATGATCAGTGTGTCACCTGGAGATATACCAAAAACATCTCTTGCTTCCTTCGGAATTACGATCTGTCCTTTTTCCCCTACTTTTACCGTCCAGGCATATTTTCCTTTGCCCTTATTCATTTATAATCCTCACATAAAGTATGATTTGTATAACTTTTCTTACTGTTTGGAATTATAGCACTTCTACTGTATGAAGTCAAGTTATATATTTGCTTTCTGTATCGGTTTACGATATTTTTAATTATTTCCATTGACAAGATGCATTCATAATGATATACTTATAATTGTAATTTAATATTGCTATTTCGACAAAAGCAATGACCGGGAAGAAGTAATAAAGCTTTAATACGCAAAGAGAGCTGCCGGACGGTGAGAGGCGCGCGATTTACTTTATGAATACATCCTGAGAGCTTCACTCCGAACGGTGTATGTATCATTTTATCAAATACCAAGTAGACAGTGACGCGTCCGCACGTTATCGCGGCAAGCATTATTTATGTATGCTAAAGAGGTCTTCGTGAATTTCACGCAGGCGAAGCAAGGTGGTACAGCGATTTTTCGCCCTTGACAAACCATTGGTTTGTCAAGGGCTTTTATTTACTCATTATAATTCACATTTGAAAGGAATCCCATTAAATGCCGATTACCGATTTTCTCGAAAAAAACGCAAAATTATGGCCGAATGATATTGCGCTCGTTGAGATCAATCCTGAAATGCAGCCCTCTCATCCCATCACATGGCGTGAATATAATTTAATTGAATCAGCTCCCGGTGGCAAATACCGCAGGGAGATGACCTGGCGTGATTTTGATATAAAAGCAAACCGCTTTGCCAATCTTCTTTTAACAAGAGGTGTAAAAAAAGGCGATAAAGTAGCAATTTTACTTATGAACTGCCTCGAATGGCTTCCTATATATTTTGGTATTCTTAAAACAGGAGCTATCGCGGTACCAATGAATTATCGTTATACCGCTGATGAGATCGAATACTGCCTTGAGCTTTCTGACGCGTCAGTGCTTATCTTCGGGCCTGAATTTGTAGGTCGTGTCGAACAGATAGAAAAGAAGCTTGTAGGCATTAAGCATATGTTTTATGTCGGATGTGATCTGCCGATTTTTGCAGACAGTTATAATACACTTACCACATTTTGTTCATCCGTGGCTCCGGCAGTCGAATTAAACGACAACGATGACGCGGCAATATATTTTTCTTCAGGCACTACCGGCTTTCCAAAAGCAATACTTCACTGTCACCTTGCGCTAGTCTCATCCTGCCTTACCGAGCAGCATCATCACGGGCAAAAGAAGGATGATGTTTTTCTCTGTATTCCTCCCCTTTACCATACCGGCGCAAAGATGCATTGGTTTGGCAGTCTTATTTCCGGTTCAAAAGCGATTCTTCTTCGTGGTGTAAAGCCTGAATGGGTCATTCGCTGTGTATCCAGCGAGAGAGCCACGATCGTATGGCTTCTTGTCCCGTGGGTGCAAGATATTCTAGACAGTATAGATCGCGGCGATATAAAACTGTCAGAATATAACCTTGATCAATGGCGACTTATGCATATCGGTGCGCAGCCGGTTCCTCCGAGTTTGATTAGAAGATGGAAAAAAATATTTCCGAATCATCAGTACGATACAAATTACGGTCTTTCAGAATCAATCGGTCCCGGCTGTGTTCATCTCGGTGTCGAGAACATTAATAAGGTAGGCGCGATCGGAAAAGCGGGTTATCTCTGGGAAACAAAAGTAATAAACAGTAACGGAAATGAAGTTTCGGGCGATGAGGTTGGCGAGCTCGCGGTTAAGGGCCCCGGTGTTATGAAATGTTATTACAAAAACCCCGAAGCAACTGCTGAAATATTAAAAGATGGATGGCTTTACACCGGCGATATGGCCAGAATTGATAATGATGGCTTTATATATCTGATCGACCGTAAAAAGGATGTTATCATAACCGGAGGAGAAAACCTTTATCCCGTACAGATAGAGGATTTTCTTCGCGCAAACATAAAAATAAAGGATGTTGCGGTGATCGGACTTCCGGATGACAGACTCGGTGAAATTGCCGCGGCAATAATATCAATCAAAGATGGTGAAACAGCTACCGAAGATGAAATTAATGAGTATTGTACGGCTCTTCCCCGCTACAAGCGTCCAAGAAAAATAATTTTTGATGATGTGCCGCGAAATCC from Oscillospiraceae bacterium includes:
- a CDS encoding AbrB/MazE/SpoVT family DNA-binding domain-containing protein, producing the protein MNKGKGKYAWTVKVGEKGQIVIPKEARDVFGISPGDTLIILGDIKRGIAIPPKNSFDKVASLIFGGIVPEGENEE
- a CDS encoding ABC transporter ATP-binding protein gives rise to the protein MKVLSVDKLTKKYSSFKLDDVSFELEPGRITGFIGRNGAGKTTTLKSLLNFVHPDSGKIEFFGLPFAQNELEIKKRIGFVSGGIDYYSKKKLKTITSVTSCFYEKWDTKSYKKYTNMFSLDENKTPEQLSAGMRVKYSLALALSHNAQLLILDEPTSGLDPVSRDDLLDVFLSLSDEGKTILFSTHITSDLDKCADDIIYIKDGRIIASEACADFVGKYLVAEYASAPSVLAGSLIGEKRAKFGYSALIEKSSYENYKTEINNTVIKDADLESIMIHLDKEETL
- a CDS encoding ABC-2 transporter permease, with translation MKFLLAKEFSLAIHPTNILFMFLSAMMLIPNYPYYVIFFYTSLGIFFICLTGRENHDIFYSMLLPVRKREIVKARIWLAVILEAAQLIFCLPFAVIRGTFNMQGNEVGMDANIAFFGISLIIIGIFNFAFFRRYYSSPDKTGKAFVWASIIEFICITIFETCAHVIPFFKNELDTPDPENLTQKLIVLSGGIIIFMALTISAYKISVKAFEKLDL
- the putP gene encoding sodium/proline symporter PutP codes for the protein MNIGELIAFILYFLLVVGIGVYFFLKTKGGDEKDYFLGGRKMNSWVTALSAQASDMSAWLLMGLPGSILAYGMGKVWIAIGLLIGTILNWIYVAPRLRKFSKIANDSITIPQYLSNRFAGGHMLLQVICASVFFVCYAVYAASSFKACGLLFNSVLGIDYNIATLIATCIILLYTFLGGFAAVCWTDFYQGMIMLVALMITPIVAFIAIGQGNTLDIGTAVGISEHYWNLLPSGKFDWASASSIISGLAWGLGYFGMPHILVRFMSIKKVSMIKKSRIIALVWVVAALTAAVAVGLVGRIFIPGLSNQDSSLVFIHMARNLFPPFIAGILLSGILAASMSTADSQLLVSASAITSDIYKPLRKNASNKEILWIGRAVVMIITIIAFFIAINPKSGSIMDLVENAWAGFGSAFGPVILLSLFWKKCTYKGAVAGIFGGTVADVLWLMFLSSSTGVYELLPGFIIGFICAVLVSKSDAKNIIDSSSYFESANKATDEE
- a CDS encoding class I adenylate-forming enzyme family protein; this translates as MPITDFLEKNAKLWPNDIALVEINPEMQPSHPITWREYNLIESAPGGKYRREMTWRDFDIKANRFANLLLTRGVKKGDKVAILLMNCLEWLPIYFGILKTGAIAVPMNYRYTADEIEYCLELSDASVLIFGPEFVGRVEQIEKKLVGIKHMFYVGCDLPIFADSYNTLTTFCSSVAPAVELNDNDDAAIYFSSGTTGFPKAILHCHLALVSSCLTEQHHHGQKKDDVFLCIPPLYHTGAKMHWFGSLISGSKAILLRGVKPEWVIRCVSSERATIVWLLVPWVQDILDSIDRGDIKLSEYNLDQWRLMHIGAQPVPPSLIRRWKKIFPNHQYDTNYGLSESIGPGCVHLGVENINKVGAIGKAGYLWETKVINSNGNEVSGDEVGELAVKGPGVMKCYYKNPEATAEILKDGWLYTGDMARIDNDGFIYLIDRKKDVIITGGENLYPVQIEDFLRANIKIKDVAVIGLPDDRLGEIAAAIISIKDGETATEDEINEYCTALPRYKRPRKIIFDDVPRNPTGKIEKPKLREKYCGGRLVEVQTTK